Part of the Flavobacterium okayamense genome, TCCTTCAATATTTCGTTTAGCATAACCTGAAAATTTAGTAACCCATAAAATCCACAAAAGAAAAACTATACCATATATGAAGAGCGGAAAAATAGTACCATGTAATAATTCTTCATGTTTAGGATAATAATACAAAGCATATGTTAATAGTGCAATCCTAATTATATTTAAAATATAAATGAGTAAAGAACCTACAATTATATACAATGTTGTTTTTTTAAGACCATTAGAAAAAGCAAAAATAAAAGCTGCAAATAAAATAATAACACTTATTGCATTACATCCTTCTATAATTCGTGCTGAATATTTTTCTTTAAAAAAGATTTTCATCGACGGTTCAAAATCGTGATGATACGTACTTGCTTCGCCTCCAAAAAAATTAATTACTCCAACAGTTTGGTGAGCAACCTTTTCTGAAATAGTATCTACTTCAAGTCGATTCGTATCAAATTGATTTAAATACAATTTATAAATGAGTGCAAAAGCAATATAAAAAACCAAAAATTTACCTAAAAAAGAAAAAAATGGCTTGTATTGGTTGTATATAGATTTCAAAAGAGTGAATTTTAACAAAAATAAATATTTTAATGAATCATTTTATAAATATTTTTGCAAAAAAATTTCAATCATGAATTTTGATTCATTAAAACCCCAAATCAAAACTTTAGTTTCATCTGAAGCAACTAGAGATGAAAAACTATTAGAAGTTTGCAAATTTTTAAATCAAGAAGTCCCATATTATAACTGGGTTGGTTTTTATTTTGCAAACCATGAAAACAAAACATTACATCTTGGCCCATATGTTGGTGCTCCAACAGATCATACCGTAATTCCATTTGGAAAAGGAATTTGTGGACAAGTTGCAGAATCTAATGAAAATTTTGTTGTTCCAGATGTAAAAGCTCAAGACAACTATATAGCCTGCAGTTTTACAGTAAAATCGGAAATTGTAATTCCTTTATTTGTAAATGGAATTAACATTGGTCAAATCGATATCGATTCGCACGAAATAGACCCTTTCACAGAAGCCGATGAACGATTCTTAGAATTTGTAAATCAGGAAATTGCAACTCTATTTTAAATCAATCAAAAAAAATAAATTTTATAGTTTAAAATTCATTTTTTATTATAACTTTGCACCCGAATTAGGATAGACTTAATTCATACATAAAAATCATTTAAAAAAATATTGGAATGTATTTAACTAAAGAAACTAAAGCTGACATCTTCGCTAAACACGGAGGAAAAGCTGAAAACACTGGTTCTGCTGAAGGACAAATTGCATTGTTCACTTTCAGAATCAACCACTTAACTGGACACTTAAAACAAAATCGTCACGATTACAACACTGAGCGTTCGTTAGTGAAATTAGTAGGTAAAAGAAGAAGTCTTCTTGACTACTTAAAGAAGAAAGATATCAACAGATATCGTGAGATTATTAAAGAATTAGGTATTAGAAAATAATCAACTAAAGGGGCTTTGCGCCCCTTTTTGTTTACAAAAAAAGACAGAAAAAAGTTTGGTTTTTCATTGGGTTTCAAGCAACTAACAACAACACACAACAACACAACTACCCTTTGTTTAATTAAGAATTCAAATTTATGATTCCTAAAGTAACCCAAGAAATTATCGATTTAGGAGATGGAAGAACTATCTCTATCGAAACAGGTAAATTAGCCAAACAAGCAGACGGTTCTGTCGTGGTTCGTATGGGCGACGCGATGTTATTAGCAACTGCAGTATCAGCCCGTACAGCCAATCCAGGAGTAGATTTCCTACCGTTAACAGTAGATTACCGTGAAAAATTTGCTGCAGCAGGTCGTTTCCCAGGTGGTTTCTTCAAAAGAGAAGCTCGTCCTAGTGACCAAGAAGTATTAACGATGCGTTTAGTAGACCGTGTTTTACGTCCACTTTTCCCAGATGATTATCATGCTGAAACTCAAGTTATGATTCAATTAATGTCTCATGACGAAAATGTAATGCCTGATGCTTTAGCAGGTTTAGCTGCTTCAGCTGCACTAGCAGTTTCTGACATTCCTTTTTACAACCTTATTTCAGAAGTAAGAGTTGGTAGAGTTGAAGGTAAATTAATTATCAACCCTAACCGCGAACAATTAGAACAATCAGATTTAGATATGATGATTGGTGCTTCTAAAGATTCTGTTTGTATGGTTGAAGGTGAAATGAAAGAAATCTCTGAAGCTGAAATGATTGAAGCAATTAAATTTGCTCACGAAGCTATCAAAGTACAAATTGTAGCACAAGAAAAATTAAGAGCAGCTTTAGGTTCTCCAGCTTACAGAGAATACGAAGGTGAGTTAGAAGACGAAACTGTTAAAGCTAAAGTTAAAGCAGCTGCTTACGATAAATATTATGCAATTGCGCAAGAAGCTTCTTCTAAACAAGAAAGAGGTGAAAAATTTGCAGAAGTTAAAGAAGAAGTAAAAGCTTTATATTCTGAAGAAGAATATGCAGAAAATACAGATTTAGCCGAGCTTGTTTCTAAATATAATTACAAAATTCAAAAAGAAGCTGTTCGTAATGTAATTCTTGAAAAAGGAATTCGTTTAGATGGTCGTAAAACTACAGAAATTCGCCCGATTTGGTGTGAAGTAGATTATTTACCATCAACTCACGGTTCAGCAATTTTTACTCGTGGTGAAACACAAGCTTTAGCAACTGTAACTCTTGGAACTTCAAGAGAAGCTAATCAAATTGATTTACCATCAGAACAAGGAGAAGAAAAATTCTATTTACATTATAACTTCCCTCCATTCTCAACTGGTGAAGCAAAACCTTTAAGAGGTACTTCACGTAGAGAAGTTGGACATGGAAACTTAGCACAACGTGCTTTAAAAGGAATGATTCCTGCTGATTGCCCTTACACAGTACGTGTGGTTTCAGAAGTATTAGAATCTAATGGTTCTTCTTCTATGGCAACAGTATGTTCGGGTACTTTAGCATTAATGGACGCAGGTATCCAAATCTCTAAACCAGTTTCAGGTATTGCAATGGGATTAATTACCGATGGTGAAAAATTTGCTGTATTATCTGATATTTTAGGTGATGAAGACCACTTAGGCGATATGGATTTCAAAGTAACAGGAACTGCTGATGGTATTACAGCTTGTCAGATGGATATCAAAATCGATGGTTTACGTTATGACATCATGGAACAAGCTTTAGCTCAAGCTCGTGACGGACGTATGCATATCTTAGGAAAATTAACAGAAACTATTGCTCAGCCAAGAGCTACTGTTAAACCAAAAGCTCCTAAGATTATTATGAGTTCAATTCCAGCAAGTTTGATTGGTGCATTCATTGGTCCTGGTGGAAAAAATATTCAAGAATTACAAAAAAATACTGAAACAACTATCGTTCTTAACGAAGATGGTGATAGAGGAATCGTAGAAATTTTAGGAACAAATCAAGCTGGTATTGATGCTGTTTTAGCAAAAATTGAAGCTATGATTTTCAAACCTGAAATTGGCGAAGCTTATGAAGTAAAAGTAATTAAAATGTTAGATTTTGGCGCAGTTGTAGAATACACAAGAGCTCCTGGTCAAGAAGTTTTATTACACGTTTCAGAATTAGCTTGGGAAAGAACAGAAAAACCAAGCGATGTAGTTAACTTGGGTGATGTTTTCATGATTAAGTATTTAGGAGTTGATCCTAAAACAAGAAAAGAAAAAGTTTCAAGAAAACAATTATTACCTCGTCCACCGAGAGAGGACAAAAAACCAATAGAGAAAAAAGAAAATCCTCAAGGTTAATTCACTATATTAATTCAATAAGGACTGCCCTCATTTTATGAGGGCTTTTTTATTTGAAAAAATTTTTAAAGTTTTTGTAACTTTTTGGCAACCTTATACGTATAACAAACAAAAGCATAAAAAAACAGAAGGAATAAATAAATGAGACAGCTTAAAATCACCAAGCAGGTAACTAATCGTGAAACTGCTTCCCTAGACAAATACCTACAAGAAATTGGTAAAGTTGACTTAATTACTGCAGATGAAGAAGTAGAGTTAGCACAAAGAATTAAAGCTGGTGACCAAAGAGCTTTAGAAAAATTAACTAAAGCTAATTTACGTTTCGTAGTATCGGTTGCTAAACAATATCAAAATCAAGGACTTACATTACCCGATTTAATTAATGAAGGAAACTTAGGTTTAATTAAAGCAGCTCAACGTTTTGATGAAACTCGAGGATTTAAATTCATTTCATATGCAGTTTGGTGGATTCGTCAATCTATCTTACAAGCTTTAGCAGAACAATCACGTATTGTACGTTTACCATTAAACAAAATTGGTTCTATCAATAAAATTAACAAAATGTATGCGTTGTTAGAGCAATCTAGCGAGCGTGCTCCTTCGGCTGAAGAAATTGCTAAAGAACTTGATATGACTGTAAATGACGTAAAAGAATCTATGAAGAATTCTGGTCGTCATTTATCAATGGATGCACCTTTAGTAGAAGGTGAAGATTCAAACCTATATGATGTATTACGTTCTGGAGAATCACCAAATCCTGATAGAGAGTTAATTCATGAATCATTACAAACTGAAATTGAAAGAGCTCTAGAAACATTAACGCCAAGAGAAGCAGATGTGGTACGTTTATACTTCGGTTTAGGTGATCAACACCCAATGACATTAGAAGAAATAGGAGAAACTTTTGATTTAACTCGTGAACGTGTTCGTCAAATTAAAGAGAAAGCTATCAGAAGACTAAAACACACTTCTAGAAGTAAAATATTAAAAACATATTTAGGATAATACCTAATAACAATTACAAACAGTTTAATAACTGTTCGTTTTTTGATTGATGATTGAAACTCCGGCTGATTACCGGAGTTTTATTTTTATTTATAAATTAGGTTTATATTTGCACTACAAAACAACAACACATGAAAAATACAATTATTGCCCCATCCGTTCTTGCAGCTGATTTTGCTAATCTTCAACGTGATATTGAAATGATTAATGAAAGTGACGCCCAATGGTTTCACATAGACATTATGGATGGCGTATTTGTTCCAAATATTTCATTTGGAATGCCAGTTTTACAAGCAATTGCTAAACATGCTAAAAAACCTCTAGACACACATTTAATGATTGTTGACCCTGATCGCTATATTAAAACATTTGCTGATTTAGGTTGTTCAACTTTAACTGTTCATTACGAAGCTTGTACACATTTACACAGAACATTACAAGCCATAAAAGATCATGGAATGAAAGCAGGAGTTGCATTAAACCCGCATACAAATGTTAGTTTACTTGGAGATGTTATAAATGATATTGACTTAGTGTGCTTAATGAGTGTTAATCCAGGATTTGGTGGACAATCTTTTATTGAAAACACCTATAAAAAAGTAAAACAATTAAAAGAGATTATAACTCGTAATGACGCTTCTACATTAATTGAAATTGATGGGGGTGTAACCAATAAAAACGCAAAGCAATTAGTTGATGCTGGTGCCGACGTTTTAGTTGCAGGGAGTTATGTTTTTGGAGCTGAAAATCCAAAACACACTATTAGTGATTTACTTTCAATTACAAAATAAAAAAAGCTCCTTAAGGAGCTTTTTTAATATTGGTCAATTAAATATTTAATCAAATCAGTTGTAGTAACAATCCCAACTAATAATTCATCTTCACAAACGGGAAGTGCATGAAATTCTTTAGTTGCTAAAATTTCAGCAGTTTCTTTAATTGTTGTATCTGGAGAAACTTTTACAAGATTTTTAGCCATTACTTGTTCAACAGTAAACATATTATAAACTGTTGTGTCTACTACTTCTTCATCGTCATCAACAGCGTCTGCAAAAGAAATTCGTAACAAATCTGTATAACTTAGCATTCCAATAATCTTGTTTCCGTTAACTACTGGAATATGACGAATATAATGTTTCTTAAAAAGCATTTCCGCCTTAGTTAAATCATCAGAAGTATTCAACTTAATAACATTTTTCGTCATTATAGTCGAAACAGGAACTCTATTTTTCATCTCCTTAGTTTTTAATTACTATACAAATTTAAGAAACAAAAAAGAGGATTTTAGAACGCTAAATCATTGATTATTAATTAATTTTTTCTTATTTTATAGGTTCAGAAAAATTAATCATAACTTTAACTTTTTCAAAAAGTTGCGGAAATTCTGACTGAAATCGAATTGGAGTTTCAAAAAAGTGTTCTAATAAAACCGCAATAAATTCAAATTCATTTGTGTAAGCGTAAATTCTAAAATAATCAGAATCGTGTAATCGTTTCAAATTTGCTGGATGCTTAACTTGTTCCATTATTTCATCGTAAGTAACCGCAAAAATTGTAGCCGAAGTATCTGTGTTTTTTAACCCTTGATAATGTAACACATGTCCAAACTCATGTAAACCTAAATTCAAATTATCATTTGAAATTTCATATCCTTCCAAAAAGTGTTTCCAAGAAAAAACAATAGCTTGCATCATTGGGTTAAATTCTCCTTTATGATAATCGTCACTAAAGCTTGAATAATAAACATCAGGATAGATAATTACTTTTTCTATTACGGTGAACATATAATTTCGCATACCAAAAGTTAACATAATTGCAGTAGCAGAAATTAAAACCTTCATCCTATCTGTGATTTCTAAATCTTCCTTTCCGATGAACTCATAATTTTCTATAAAAGAAGCGACTCTATGCTCAAAATATCTTTTATGTTTATGAGAAAGTTTATTATAAAATTCGAATTCCTTATTTAAAATTTGCAGTTGGTGTAAACTTAATTTTTTTGGAAATGGATAAAAATGTACATAAATAGGTTTACGAAAGAAAAAAGCATAAATAGGCTCTATAATTACATTGTAAGCAAATAAGCTTATGAAAATAACACCAATAAAAATTAAAAAATATTGCAAAAAATAAGTGAGGTTAAATTATTGTCGCTAATTTAAAAAAATAGGCCAAACTAACCTCACTAAAAAAAATTATTTTTCTAAAAATGTTAAAACAATTATACCCGCTCTGCCTATTAAAAAAGTAAAAAAAGCAAATACAACTGGTAAAAAAGTAACTTTTAAACCTCCAGCTAATATTTCAACAGAAACATTACCTACACTTTGTATAGCATCAAAAGCCTGTATTAATCCTAAGGCTTGTCCTAACAAACCCCAAACCAAAACAAATAAACTTATCGAGGATATTAATTTAATTGTTTTGCTATTATCATTTCGTTTTAATAAACCTTTTACTATCAATAATAGAACAACAATTAATAGTAAAACAATAGGTACCATAAAAAAAGGACCGCCTTCTGTAATTCTGTTTAAAATCATATTTTCATTTTTTAATTATTAATAGCACGAAGATATCCTATTAACAATTTCAAATTTTAGTTTTGCGACAGATGAAGCAACTTGAACGACAAACAACCAAATTTACATTGAAAACTTCAAAAAAAGCAATTTTTATAACTAAATCCCTTAAAAAAAACGTTATCCGTCGCAAAATAAAGTAACAACTTTAAGTTTTTAATTATCTTGGTAAAATGATTTCTAAAACCCTAAATACAACCAAATCTTTCTTACTCCATTTATTTTTTTGGGTTGGCGTTTGGTTCTTTTTTGTTTACTTTTTTAGTTACAATTCAAATGACACACATTACATCACTTGGTTTTCCAGTTTATTACTTCCCATAGCAATAATAGCAACTTATTGCACTATATATATATTAATACCAAAATACTTACTTACTAAACAATATTTTAAATTTGGCTTGTACGGATTTTATTCTTTAGTAGTATCAACCTACTTAATAGTATTAGCTATTTACGGAAGTTTCATTTTTATCACCAATTTAAATATTTCTGAAGTTCCGCCAATGGGAAGAAATTTCATCTTCATCTTTATATTGGTTTATCTTATTGTAGGATTGGTCAGTTTTATTTTCATTTTAAAACACAACTTTAACGATAGAGACAAATTAAAAAACCTCGAAAACAAAATTTTAGAAACCAATCTTCAAATTAAAGAACAAGAATTACAATATTTAAAGAAACAGATTCATCCTCATTTTTTATTTAACACTTTAAATACTATATACGCCTTTGCCTTAAAAAAATCAGATTATACTCCCGAAATCATTTTAAAACTTTCTAATCTATTAGATTATATTCTATATCAGGTTCAAAAACCAAAAGTTCTATTAACTGATGAAATTGAACATATTAAGGAATACATTGATTTGGAAAAAATACGATTTGAAGACCGACTGAAAGTGACTTTTAAAACAAATAACATTCCTGAAACCATAGAAATTGCACCGATGATTTTTATTCCTTTTATAGAAAACGCATTCAAACACGGTAGCATAATTGAAGGATATTTATTGATTGATATAAACTTGTTTCTTTTAGAACCGAACCAAATACAGTTTTCCATTAAAAACAGTTACATTGAAAATTCTGAAATGAATTCAGATGGAATTGGGCTAAACAATATTACCAAACGATTGGATTTATTATATCCTAATAATTATAGTTTACAAAAATTAACTGAAAAGAATACTTTTATCATTAATCTAATTATAAACAAATCAAACACTTATGAATAAAGCAAATTGCATAATAGTGGATGATGAAATGGCAGCACGTGAAATTTTAGAATCTTATGTATCGCAAACAACTCCTTTAAACTATTGTGGAAATTGTAAAAACGCAATCGAAGCTTTTGCAATACTAAACAAAATGCCAATCGATTTAATTTTTTTAGACATTAATATGCCTGAAATTTCTGGTTTGGCATTTGCAAAATCTATCAATAAAAACATAAAAATAATTTTCACAACAGCACATAGAGAACACGCCTTAGACGGTTTCGATTTACAAGCCGTTGATTATTTATTAAAACCCATTTCATTTGAACGTTTTTTAAAAGCCGTAAACAAATTTTTGGGAGAAAACAGTATTTCAAATTTTTCAAATCTAAAAGAAATTGAAATAGAAAAAAATGATTTTCTTTTTGTTCGAGCTGATAGAAAAATGGTAAAAATTGATTTTTCTGACATTCTATATATTGAAAGCTTGAGCGATTATATAAAAATAAATACATCAAAAAAAACTATTATCACAAGAGAAACAATTTCAAACATAGAAGCAAAGCTTCCTGTCGATCTATTCATAAGAATACATCGTTCTTACATTATTTCACTAAACAATATCGAATCTTTTACAAGTGAATTTATAGAAATAAATAAAACAGCTTTACCAATAAGTAGGAGTTACAAAAAAAGCGTTTTGGAAATACTTGAAAAATTTTAAAAATCGTCTACACATTAATTGTATACAGCTAAAAATAAAAAAATATTATAGCTAATTATCTTTTTATTTGAATTAAGTTTACATCTCTTTGATATACATCATATGTACCCGAAGTTATTCCTACACCATTAGGATAAAAAGCCAATCTGTAATAATAAGTACCTGGAGCCAAAGCCGAATCAATGTAGCTAATGTGTCCTCCTCCACCAAAACCAAGAGCCGCACTTACACCTCCATTTGGAGTTTCAATATAACAAATCCCACTAGTATATGTAAGAATAGTTGGTGCAGGAAATGCCGGATTTGTATCTCTTTGTAAAACCATAAAATAACCTCCAATTGAACTATTACTTCCGTTTAGTGAACCACCAAAAACTCTTGCGAAAGCACTAATAAAAACGGCAGAATTATTAACTCCATTACCATCTACAATTGTAATACTATTTGTAGTTCCTGTTATCGGGGTCATAACTAGATTAGTATATGGAATACTTTGTATCGTTCCAGAATGAACTCCTATCATTTCTTGATTTACAAAATCGCCATTAAACAAAATATCACCCTGAACTTCTAAAGTGTGTGACGGATTATTTGTACCAATACCTACATCTCCACCTGATTCAACTCTAAGTTTTTCAGTATTATTTGTTCTCACAACAAAATCACGATTATCTGTTGTTCCAATAAAATTATTAGTTGGGTTTGTACCTGTATTTCCAGTTAAAGACCAATCATTATTATCATTATTAGTAATTAACTTTTGCCATTGAGAACCATTCCAAAAATAAAACCCAATACCTTGTCCACCCGTAACTGTAGCATTTGTGTTGTAAACCAATAAACCTGTAGCTGGCATATTAACCGGTGTAATACCATTTGTTACATTACCTAAAGCAACTCTATTTATCAACAAACCCTTTGTTGTGTCTTCTAAATGTAATGTAGAACTAGCATTAGGGGAAGTTGTACCTATACCTACTTGAGAATAAACATTAGCAAATACTAATAAAAAGCTAATAAAACTTAAAACCTTCATAATTTACAATTTATTGTAAATCAAGAGAGTATGGCAGATTACTTGGAGAGATAAAAATACAAAAAACTTTCAATAAATCTGCATATAAAAAAACACCAAGTAAACTTGGTGTTTTTATTTTTAATTTTTTTGGTGACCCCGAAGGGATTCGAACCCCCAACCAACGGAGCCGAAATCCGTTATTCTATCCAGTTGAACTACGGAGCCAATATAACTTAAAAGTATAAAGTCAAAAGGTAAAAGTTTTTTTAACCTATTTTACTTTTAACTTTTTCCTTTTTACTTTCTTCTATTTTAAGCTAAAAGCTTTTTAACTATAGTCGAAATGGTTTTACCGTCAGCTTTTCCTGCTAATTGCTTAGACGCAGCTCCCATAACTTGACCCATTGCAGCCATTCCAGAGAATCCACCATCGGCAATAATTTTAGAAACTTCTGCTTCTACTTCTGCTTCTGAAAGTTGTGCAGGCAAGAATTTTTCAATTACTGCAACCTGTGCTAATTCTGGTTCTGCTAAATCTGCTCTTCCTTGTTCTGTATAAATTGCAGCACTATCTTTTCTTTGTTTTACTAACTTTTGCAATAATTTTATTTCTTCGTCAGCAGACAATTCATCTTTAGCACCTGATTCTGTTTTAGCTAAAATAATTCCTGATTTTATGGCTCTTAAAGCTTCTAAAG contains:
- the xrtF gene encoding exosortase family protein XrtF, with the protein product MKSIYNQYKPFFSFLGKFLVFYIAFALIYKLYLNQFDTNRLEVDTISEKVAHQTVGVINFFGGEASTYHHDFEPSMKIFFKEKYSARIIEGCNAISVIILFAAFIFAFSNGLKKTTLYIIVGSLLIYILNIIRIALLTYALYYYPKHEELLHGTIFPLFIYGIVFLLWILWVTKFSGYAKRNIEG
- a CDS encoding GAF domain-containing protein → MNFDSLKPQIKTLVSSEATRDEKLLEVCKFLNQEVPYYNWVGFYFANHENKTLHLGPYVGAPTDHTVIPFGKGICGQVAESNENFVVPDVKAQDNYIACSFTVKSEIVIPLFVNGINIGQIDIDSHEIDPFTEADERFLEFVNQEIATLF
- the rpsO gene encoding 30S ribosomal protein S15, whose amino-acid sequence is MYLTKETKADIFAKHGGKAENTGSAEGQIALFTFRINHLTGHLKQNRHDYNTERSLVKLVGKRRSLLDYLKKKDINRYREIIKELGIRK
- a CDS encoding polyribonucleotide nucleotidyltransferase, with protein sequence MIPKVTQEIIDLGDGRTISIETGKLAKQADGSVVVRMGDAMLLATAVSARTANPGVDFLPLTVDYREKFAAAGRFPGGFFKREARPSDQEVLTMRLVDRVLRPLFPDDYHAETQVMIQLMSHDENVMPDALAGLAASAALAVSDIPFYNLISEVRVGRVEGKLIINPNREQLEQSDLDMMIGASKDSVCMVEGEMKEISEAEMIEAIKFAHEAIKVQIVAQEKLRAALGSPAYREYEGELEDETVKAKVKAAAYDKYYAIAQEASSKQERGEKFAEVKEEVKALYSEEEYAENTDLAELVSKYNYKIQKEAVRNVILEKGIRLDGRKTTEIRPIWCEVDYLPSTHGSAIFTRGETQALATVTLGTSREANQIDLPSEQGEEKFYLHYNFPPFSTGEAKPLRGTSRREVGHGNLAQRALKGMIPADCPYTVRVVSEVLESNGSSSMATVCSGTLALMDAGIQISKPVSGIAMGLITDGEKFAVLSDILGDEDHLGDMDFKVTGTADGITACQMDIKIDGLRYDIMEQALAQARDGRMHILGKLTETIAQPRATVKPKAPKIIMSSIPASLIGAFIGPGGKNIQELQKNTETTIVLNEDGDRGIVEILGTNQAGIDAVLAKIEAMIFKPEIGEAYEVKVIKMLDFGAVVEYTRAPGQEVLLHVSELAWERTEKPSDVVNLGDVFMIKYLGVDPKTRKEKVSRKQLLPRPPREDKKPIEKKENPQG
- a CDS encoding sigma-70 family RNA polymerase sigma factor is translated as MRQLKITKQVTNRETASLDKYLQEIGKVDLITADEEVELAQRIKAGDQRALEKLTKANLRFVVSVAKQYQNQGLTLPDLINEGNLGLIKAAQRFDETRGFKFISYAVWWIRQSILQALAEQSRIVRLPLNKIGSINKINKMYALLEQSSERAPSAEEIAKELDMTVNDVKESMKNSGRHLSMDAPLVEGEDSNLYDVLRSGESPNPDRELIHESLQTEIERALETLTPREADVVRLYFGLGDQHPMTLEEIGETFDLTRERVRQIKEKAIRRLKHTSRSKILKTYLG
- the rpe gene encoding ribulose-phosphate 3-epimerase, whose protein sequence is MKNTIIAPSVLAADFANLQRDIEMINESDAQWFHIDIMDGVFVPNISFGMPVLQAIAKHAKKPLDTHLMIVDPDRYIKTFADLGCSTLTVHYEACTHLHRTLQAIKDHGMKAGVALNPHTNVSLLGDVINDIDLVCLMSVNPGFGGQSFIENTYKKVKQLKEIITRNDASTLIEIDGGVTNKNAKQLVDAGADVLVAGSYVFGAENPKHTISDLLSITK
- a CDS encoding CBS domain-containing protein; translation: MKNRVPVSTIMTKNVIKLNTSDDLTKAEMLFKKHYIRHIPVVNGNKIIGMLSYTDLLRISFADAVDDDEEVVDTTVYNMFTVEQVMAKNLVKVSPDTTIKETAEILATKEFHALPVCEDELLVGIVTTTDLIKYLIDQY
- a CDS encoding zinc-dependent peptidase, yielding MQYFLIFIGVIFISLFAYNVIIEPIYAFFFRKPIYVHFYPFPKKLSLHQLQILNKEFEFYNKLSHKHKRYFEHRVASFIENYEFIGKEDLEITDRMKVLISATAIMLTFGMRNYMFTVIEKVIIYPDVYYSSFSDDYHKGEFNPMMQAIVFSWKHFLEGYEISNDNLNLGLHEFGHVLHYQGLKNTDTSATIFAVTYDEIMEQVKHPANLKRLHDSDYFRIYAYTNEFEFIAVLLEHFFETPIRFQSEFPQLFEKVKVMINFSEPIK
- a CDS encoding MotA/TolQ/ExbB proton channel family protein, with product MILNRITEGGPFFMVPIVLLLIVVLLLIVKGLLKRNDNSKTIKLISSISLFVLVWGLLGQALGLIQAFDAIQSVGNVSVEILAGGLKVTFLPVVFAFFTFLIGRAGIIVLTFLEK
- a CDS encoding sensor histidine kinase produces the protein MISKTLNTTKSFLLHLFFWVGVWFFFVYFFSYNSNDTHYITWFSSLLLPIAIIATYCTIYILIPKYLLTKQYFKFGLYGFYSLVVSTYLIVLAIYGSFIFITNLNISEVPPMGRNFIFIFILVYLIVGLVSFIFILKHNFNDRDKLKNLENKILETNLQIKEQELQYLKKQIHPHFLFNTLNTIYAFALKKSDYTPEIILKLSNLLDYILYQVQKPKVLLTDEIEHIKEYIDLEKIRFEDRLKVTFKTNNIPETIEIAPMIFIPFIENAFKHGSIIEGYLLIDINLFLLEPNQIQFSIKNSYIENSEMNSDGIGLNNITKRLDLLYPNNYSLQKLTEKNTFIINLIINKSNTYE
- a CDS encoding LytR/AlgR family response regulator transcription factor; protein product: MNKANCIIVDDEMAAREILESYVSQTTPLNYCGNCKNAIEAFAILNKMPIDLIFLDINMPEISGLAFAKSINKNIKIIFTTAHREHALDGFDLQAVDYLLKPISFERFLKAVNKFLGENSISNFSNLKEIEIEKNDFLFVRADRKMVKIDFSDILYIESLSDYIKINTSKKTIITRETISNIEAKLPVDLFIRIHRSYIISLNNIESFTSEFIEINKTALPISRSYKKSVLEILEKF
- a CDS encoding GatB/YqeY domain-containing protein; the encoded protein is MSLEKQIMDQMKEAMKAKDAVALEALRAIKSGIILAKTESGAKDELSADEEIKLLQKLVKQRKDSAAIYTEQGRADLAEPELAQVAVIEKFLPAQLSEAEVEAEVSKIIADGGFSGMAAMGQVMGAASKQLAGKADGKTISTIVKKLLA